The Thermovenabulum gondwanense genome contains a region encoding:
- the cobI gene encoding precorrin-2 C(20)-methyltransferase yields the protein MGILYGVGIGPGDPELITLKALNVLKTCDVIFLPSNRGYSLAEAVIEDYLGDAKRVYLEFPMGEDNNRAYKNAAMEIFHILSGDKKGAFVTLGDPMCYSTFIYLFEEIKALGVEVSIIPGVPSFSAVFSLLKIPFARKGQSVLVTDKWFNADEFINSDRVLLLKGSVNKEAILALKKMGYEVYYARRIFMEGEAIYTREDDMINDADYFSMIIGVRG from the coding sequence ATGGGCATACTTTACGGTGTAGGAATAGGACCGGGCGACCCCGAGCTGATAACCTTGAAGGCGCTTAATGTTTTGAAAACCTGCGATGTGATTTTTCTGCCCTCAAACAGGGGTTACAGCCTTGCAGAAGCGGTAATAGAAGATTATCTTGGAGATGCTAAAAGGGTGTATCTTGAATTTCCTATGGGGGAGGACAACAACCGGGCTTACAAAAACGCAGCTATGGAAATTTTTCACATTCTCAGCGGTGATAAAAAAGGTGCTTTCGTAACCCTGGGTGATCCAATGTGTTACAGCACATTTATCTACCTTTTTGAAGAAATTAAAGCTCTCGGAGTTGAAGTGAGCATAATCCCCGGCGTACCCTCCTTCAGCGCAGTGTTTTCCCTGCTGAAAATACCCTTTGCCCGAAAAGGGCAGTCGGTGCTTGTAACGGATAAATGGTTTAATGCGGATGAATTTATTAACTCTGACAGGGTCCTGCTTTTGAAGGGCAGCGTGAATAAGGAGGCAATTTTAGCCCTGAAAAAGATGGGCTATGAGGTGTATTATGCCAGAAGGATTTTCATGGAAGGCGAAGCAATTTACACCCGGGAAGATGACATGATTAATGATGCGGATTATTTTTCGATGATTATAGGGGTGAGGGGATGA
- the cobM gene encoding precorrin-4 C(11)-methyltransferase, translating into MVYFVGAGPGDVDLITVRGRKLLEKADVVIYAGSLVSREHLRFCKKEAILIDSSGLTLEEILEVIKIHEGRDKVIVRLHTGDPTIYGAIAEQMEGLKKLGIDYEVIPGVSSFTAAGAVLKKEFTVPGVTQTVILTRLAGKTPVPEREDLTQLSKIGASMAIFLSVKNIEDVVKKLRAGYGEDTPVAVVYKATWEDQKIITGTLKDICNRLKNEGFESTAIILVGDFLTSIGKSRLYSKDFSHAFREAKN; encoded by the coding sequence ATGGTTTACTTTGTAGGGGCTGGGCCCGGGGATGTGGACCTTATCACCGTCAGGGGGAGGAAACTGCTGGAGAAGGCCGATGTGGTTATTTATGCGGGATCTCTCGTATCCCGCGAGCATCTGAGGTTTTGCAAAAAGGAAGCTATCCTTATCGACAGCTCCGGGTTGACTTTAGAGGAAATACTGGAGGTTATAAAAATCCATGAAGGTAGGGATAAAGTAATTGTCCGGCTTCATACCGGAGACCCAACCATTTACGGTGCTATAGCGGAGCAGATGGAGGGATTGAAAAAGCTGGGCATCGATTACGAGGTGATACCCGGGGTGAGCTCCTTTACCGCCGCGGGAGCGGTATTAAAAAAGGAGTTTACCGTTCCGGGAGTTACCCAGACTGTGATACTTACCAGGCTTGCCGGTAAAACTCCCGTTCCTGAAAGGGAGGATTTGACACAGCTTTCGAAAATAGGCGCTTCCATGGCGATATTTCTTTCGGTGAAGAATATAGAAGATGTGGTAAAAAAACTCAGGGCGGGTTACGGGGAGGATACTCCTGTGGCGGTGGTTTACAAAGCCACGTGGGAAGACCAAAAAATTATCACAGGTACACTGAAAGACATTTGCAACAGGTTAAAAAATGAGGGCTTTGAAAGCACTGCAATCATACTGGTAGGAGATTTTTTAACCAGTATTGGTAAAAGCAGGCTTTACTCGAAAGATTTTTCCCATGCCTTCAGGGAGGCGAAAAATTGA